TCTAGCTGTGCTGGTGAGGTCGTCCGTGATCGTGTCGACCGAGGACGACTTGAGTCGTGCGAAGTTGTGTCGACTGGATACGACTTTGATCCTATTGGTTGGATCAGCCGGGGTTGGGCCGAGTGCTGCCTACCCTGGAGGCCTGTTATTACGACCATAATTGTTGGGTCGTGACATTGAAGTAGTTGCAGCCTCTTTTTATGCTTGACTACTCCTTGACCTCAGTCAAGAATTGTTCCGAAGTGATTACACTCCCCTGCAGAGAAAATATTTTCTTCATTAATATATCGTGtacatcatcattgacgtCCAGGCAAAGGTCTTCGACTACAGTGATCTCATAGTCTAGATCCGCGCTTTGGCGGACTGTGGAGAGCACAACACCGCTTGTCATAACCCCTACCAGTACCAAGTGCTGGATACCGAGACTTCGAAGCACGACCTCCAAATCTGTGCCGGAAAATGCGGAGTTTCGGCGCTTAACCACAATCACATCATCTGCCGCAGGTCTCACTTCGGAGTGGAACTCAGTAAACGAGCTCCCTTCAACGAAAATCTCTTCGCCTAACGATTTTACCCTCATTACGGCCTTATTCCGTGGTGAGGCATCTGAGAAGTTG
The sequence above is drawn from the Trichoderma breve strain T069 chromosome 5, whole genome shotgun sequence genome and encodes:
- a CDS encoding isochorismatase family domain-containing protein → MDVQNGVLNIVKAPQLYFQRLATTSSTAHAAGIPVIYIKSSLRRNFSDASPRNKAVMRVKSLGEEIFVEGSSFTEFHSEVRPAADDVIVVKRRNSAFSGTDLEVVLRSLGIQHLVLVGVMTSGVVLSTVRQSADLDYEITVVEDLCLDVNDDVHDILMKKIFSLQGSVITSEQFLTEVKE